The Zerene cesonia ecotype Mississippi chromosome 4, Zerene_cesonia_1.1, whole genome shotgun sequence sequence TAGGCGACTGGCAAGTTAAACAATTCATCTCATTTTCACCATAACACGATTCGCAGGCGTCGTGGCATGGGCGACATTTATTTCCATCAGAAAACTCTCTCGGTGTACACCGATCGCTTCCCACTGGGAGACATTTGCCTTTTTTGTTCAGTGCCCAATTGGTGTCACAACTGAGACAAAAAGTGCTTAAACAATTCGTGCAACCGACAGGGCATCTGTAAAgaagtgaatatttattactatagttTGATCACAAAGAAAAATAGATACTTTAACATAGCTGTAGTTTCGAGTTACTTACTTGAGacattcttttctttttttgtccGCATAATAACCGTTTGGACACGCGTTGACACATCTACCATCTAAGATGTAATTAGATGGATGGCAAGTGACGCACTGAGCCGCGCCAGGCCCCACGCACGTATCACACGTGGGGTGGCATTTGGCACAATTATAATCGTCCGTTTCGTATGTCGAAGGCGGACAAGAGGCTGTGCATGTTCCATTATATAAAACGAGATGATGTTCACATGAAGTACATGCGTCAGCCTTTTCTGAACATGTCGAACAATGCACGGCACACGGTCGACATGTCGACGTGTCGCTATCTTCGTAGTAACCGTCAGGACACTGTTGTAAACAAACGGCTAAATCAACAACTAGTAAATGCGCTGGAGCACACGTCAAACAAGAATCTTGTCCGGGTCCCACACAAGTCTCACAAGATTCGTGACATGGCCAGCAAACTCCACCCTGGTTCGCGTAACTTCTCGGAGGGCATCGAGATACACAAGCGTCGTCAAGCCTGTAGTGCTTGCAAGCGATGCATTGCGTTGGTCCTTTTCCATAGCAGCCTTGGGAATCGCATTCGGGGTCACATTCGTGCATGACGCGCTTATCATTACTATCAGCGAGGACACTTTCCCCATGCGGTGAAGGGACGTTGTGTCCATCGAGGCGGGCTATTGCTTTTTCGGGATCAGATCCGGCAGCAAATAATGTAGGATAGTTCTGGTAATTGGTAAACGCGTCagtgttgtaaaaaaaatccccGACAGAATCGTAGCCATCGACGGCTGTTGAGAAACCGAATGGCGGTGGTCGTTTCGAGCGTAACTTTATAGGATCTACAGCTgttccataaaatattaattgccaCTTTTTAAGTATACCTGGCTGGTTAACGTGTCTTTTACCAGCATTGACTATCTGCAGAGTCCATGTACCCGCTGCTTGCTCACCCCAGAAGTGGACACTTAAGAAGGGccaatcatcaaaattggaaCTAATCACATCCCGAGGTcgttcaaataataaagaagatGTTGTATTCGACGGTGAAGTCAGTAATATACGCAGATTACCTCTTGGGAAGAAACGTAACGATATCTTACACTGAACGTGTTCTAAGTAACGAACTTCATTCACTGTTCCACTGCACCCATTAACCACCATGCGTGCGGTTAAAGTGTAGTCAGGCGTAGAATCTATGGGTTTATCTTCATTAATTTCTTGAGATTTACAGATGTGTTGGGGAGGTACAGATATCCATTGTTCAGCTAAATTAACCATCTCGGCTGCATCCATCAATCCATAGCCAAACTTATGACTTACTTTTCTATTTACACCATTCACAATCCATCCAGTTTCTCGTTCCAACGGTTGTGGCCTAGACGTCATCACAACTAAATATTGCATGTCCCGCCACGTTAAGTCTGGATTGGCTTCTAGAGCTAATGCACATATACCAGCTGCTAACGGTGCAGAAGCGGAGGTTCCTGTATGTTCCACTGTACAAATATGATCGGGTCGTAATCTTCCATCCATGTCTACTGTTGCTACGCTTTTATCGTGCCCAGGTGTTCCTGAACTGTACGTAGTGGCTAGCGTAGACGAACATTCTTCTAAATACCATGGCTTGTACCCTCCCTGAGTGGCACTCGATATTGACAGAGTAAATATACTATTAGTATATCCATCGCAATTACATGAATCAGTATGCCTGCCTCCATTGCCAGATGCCCAAACAAATATGCTGCCTTTCCCACGTCGACCGCTTGTGACTCCATAAATGAATGCTCTGcaagaaataattacaatacatCATTCTACTTCAAagacttattatataaattacagacTTGGGAAGAAACATACCTTCTAGCCAGTGGCCCCGGTCCATCAACAGTCTTACCGTCATCTTCAGGCCCCCAAGAAGCGCTGTAGATATCGATATGGTCAGGATTCAAGCCCAGGGCTCTGGCTTCTACTGCATCATTGACCACACCGTCCAACATCCTAACACCGCCTATACTCGCGTTGTACGCCACACCCACACCGCAATATTGGTTATACGCCACTGCAGCGACTTCACCAGCACATCTAGTTCCGTGCTTATTGTCACCGTTATCTTGAGGCATGGGATCGTCATCGTTGCCGTTTATGTCAGTTGACGCAAGGGCAtcctaaaatatttcatataatttcagtcattaaaaaaaacaatactgaCTAGCTTACCCTGCGACCTTCGccgtacaatttttttttttgaacacATTTTGTCCTTatttcttaccttttaaactaTCCCTGGACTATTATGAATGCATTAATACCAAAGCTATAAAAATTAGCCCAGCCATGCTCGAAATTTAGCAAgactaacaaataaaaagatcaATAATTCATGAAATAGACACTTACGTAATTTTGTGCAAGATCGGGATGGTTCGTCTGAATTCCATCATCCAGGATTGAGACTACTACACCTTTCCCCGTGTAACCTTTAGTCCACGCTGGTGCTACGTTCATATCTAAGCCATCTTTTGCTCCAccattctaataaaaaaataaaacatggtaTTGTACAGATTCAATTAGAGTTTCAAATTATAGATGAAGgtttcttataaaaactatatttaattgtgCTTTTAAAGTTggtttgttacattttttcaaatatctcAACATGAGAACATTAAAAGTTAGCTCTTTCTTTCcaataacaattgttttataccaTAACAATAGACAATCGCTTACCAAATACCACTCTTCCCTAAACAACGGGTCAGGGAAGAGCGATGGAGTAATGGCCCGATGCCTCGTCCGGTGGGATGGCAACCGCCTTGAAAGCTGCGACCAGAGCGGACCTTCGTAGGGCTTGTAGTCGCGCTTCACCCGCTTTTTCTCGCGCTGCTGTTCGAACCATCTCACCTGATGAAAAGGCATGAATGTCATTTATTTACGTTCGAATCGCATACTCAAAAGactaaaactatataatgGTATtcctacttaaaaaaaaaacctaaagtaaaaagttacgtaaagtaaataaaaaaataacaataacgcatgtaaaaattaatacaccCATAAATTATACCTACAAATCCGTTGCAACAAACGACTTAATTAAAGCCTCAACTCATCGTTTGAACACGGGTGTCGCGAGTCGTCAAACTAATTCCCGCATCCAATATCACACATGCACCAGGAAGCTCGCACTCAACTACGTGCCAGGCTAAGTGGGGCGAAATGGAACTATTCTTTATACTCTCGCTAAACAAGACATTCTAGTGCGCTTTGGACGCTGCAATTTCACAGTTGTTGGGGAGCAACAGACAGCGAGGAAATAGCACGGGCTCCCATTAGCATGAGAAAGGCGCCGGGACGCCGTGTTTCATTGCGGGGCATAATTTTTAACCGCCGTGGTAAGTTGCACGAATCGAGCCCTTTGTGAACTCTCAACTAATTTTCCACGTCTCGTTGTGAACTTTTTCTGGCGAATTATGTATCTGCGTATATTTTacgagaaattaattatttttatatgtggtaTACGCGGATGTGTTCAAATTACTGCGAACAATTgcgtattacataattatcacGTGTAATATGTTTTCGCATCAAATgcaattatgtaaattgaatataaccAAAGACTTCATTAGTGTTCGTATATATTTGATGCATacataaatcaaaatcaatgAAATGCTGCatcactaatttattattatctaaataacCTGATGAGGTTAATTGCAATGTACTACTATTTTCATCTTCTTATTGTTAATCTAGCTGttacccgcggcgtcactcgcgtacCACGCGAGGTTAAAAGCGCTATACCAGACAATTATCTACTCGGTACCAAATTCATAGATATACCATAAGTtattttcgcgtgaaagagtaacaaacatacatccatccatccatccatccatatttAAAGACTTTCGcgcatataatattagtaggagatACCATATGTTGAATAGCTTAGGCACGCAACTATGGTCCCGATGCAAtctacatgaataaaaaatcgagTTAAGTACACTACTTATAAGTCACGAACGTGTACCCAGGCAAAGTCGGGACAAGCaggtaatacatatataataacatatataataaataacaaacacgaTTTTCCTAGACTAATTTATCTTCCAAACTAACCCATATTACGGCGGGACACAATTAGACATAAACAAAAGGCACCGACATTCGAGAACGTCCGGCAGAAACCGCATAACCATCCCTCTTAATAACGAGTAAAAGATTTAACGGAACGGgacaaaaatacaacaatataaagtgtatttattatatatacgcgAGCGGAACATCCGACCCGTCACTGTTTGTCTTACTCTCtggataatttaataaaaaaaaaacccacaTTGCTCGTTTGTAGCGATTTTCCTCGGCATTTCGTACGTAACGTAATGCGGTGGATTTTGCAACCGATATTCGCCGGCCCAAATTTGGCATAACATTTCAGGATCACGTCATTTCGgcttatattcatttattcgtATTAAACGGAATATCATAATCCATATTTggaattctatttattattttgtacatttttagaCCATTTGGATTCTCGTGTataaccaattttatttttgccaTAACAACTTATCGCATAGATAaagatgtataaaaaatacagtcgatttGACCTCCTTAGTTTTTGAgaacgtcggttgaaaaatataaatcttctCTTAAACAAACTGAATACTAGCTTAATTATATGAAAGCCGAATGTTAATGTAATACGCATGCTTGATGAACATTGTACTTAGTACGTCTAATTGGACTAACTTACATTAATATTCCCGTTGTGTATCGTAGCCCTAATAGAAgagaattgaaaatataaaataaatgacagtCTTTTCTTATCGCGCGaatgttgtaataaaataacatgtaacTATACCAAAACTTCTTGAGAATATCAATGACTAGAAAatccaaattatttttactatattcaCTAGTATAGAAGTAACTGAAATTGCTCTTAGAATCTCCAAGTTAAATGGCAGTGAGCAGGCCACAAAGCTCGACGTGCGTATACCAACCATGAACCGGATGGCGCACTGTTGGATTCCTACCCACTAGGTGGTCGGATGATGTAGGTAGGACATCTGGACGCAGATGGTTGAACAAAGCCAGAGATCGGGAATAGTGGCATATTTTGAGGGAGacctatgtccaacagtggactTATCCGGAATGAatagatggatggatggatggaaaTCTATACTACTGTATCTTCTTACTGTTGCATTCTTAACTTTTACGATAGGTACGTTTAAGGCATTTGTTTCAATAAGTAAATTGagaagaattttaatttatgtatagacGTGtggagaaaataaatttttgcaaTTGTTGAAATAGGATAtggcaatttttaaatataatcgcAGACAATAGCGCGAAGGCTGGATTTCTCTGGCATAAACCTAcctatatagtatttaataaccAATTCAAACATGTGTTCTACTTGCCTCTCTTTCgacattattatgttatacttgTATTATTGAGTTACATAAACTAGTATCCCAATTATCGCAGAGCCACCAAACGttacgtattttattacagaCGAAATATGGACAAATTAATAGTGTCTGGGAGTATTGAAggcttaattatttttaattatatggacCTCAACATGAAACAGTGGAATTCAGCCATGAGAATTTGtacaaagtaaataattatttttgtgaacCTTGATCACCTGATACTTGGAAATTGGCCGTCTGAAGAAGCCAGTAAATACGTGACCTCTGGTTGGCCTGGGATCTTGCCCTAGAGACAATGTAATTTAAGCCAAGGTGGCTTATCACAGTGCAAAGGCTATCGAACAATTATACGATTATTGGAATACTTCACATTGTAAGTTGGCACCTTATAGACCGAACGAGCGAATTTAcctagaaatatttatgtgcTACGTCTGAAAGAAAAGTCCCAACAATATATGGTTAATATTTTGCGAATAATCCGAAGAAACACATTCTAAATACTACATAAACCTCGCCTTTGTATATCctttgtaacatatttttttaaatctgtcGGTACTTtgcaaacacaaaacaaaaaaaccaaAACAAAAAGTCAAATATGTATTCcctcttttaaaaatttaaacccGCAAATCTAGGTCGAATGTATACATTCAAATCAGTTGTcttcaatttcaaaatatcgTAACATAAAACTTAAACAACGCTCCCCGCACCCCGCACCCCGCACCCGCTCCCCGCTCCCCAACCGAACATATAACAGCAATTTATCTTTCAGCGCAGATAAACTTTTTGCCTATACCAAATCCCGGCATATTGTTTTAGCGGCGCTTGTTAGCACGTTCAGCTGAGCAAACATTGGAGTCAAACATAGTTATACAGTAAGGAAAAACAACCACGTGAAAAAGGCACTGtatctttgtttattataccctcttttttatttcgaaatggCTTCGCGTATCGTGAAAGGAATTAATTATACACTTTATGTGAAACCTCATCATGGGTTTTTGATATTGCCATTCATTTTCAATCACAACTGGGTCGCGTTTTAGAAAACATTCGAGTATAGAGTAAAGAAACATCatgattaaaattgtatattctaAACACTATAATTCTCACTGTTttcaaagtataaaaaatacttagcCTCAATTTTTCTCTTAGACTACACCGCTCGCTAAATAATGGTgaaaaaaatctaacaaactttcaaGAACCTATTTAAGAATATTGCCAACgcaactaataaaataatataccacgttgtaaaaataaacacacaagaaaataataaaacttaatttcatACGATGCGGCAAGCAAGGAAATTGCTACGACAAATCTAATGCATAAAAATACGTCCACCACAGTCTACCTACGTGTATTATGCGAAGTATCTCTCCATCACTGCGGAGCACATCCTATAAACAGTAACGTAATAGGGTTCTAAACTAATACAGCCCATCGCGGGAGAAATGGTTCGGATATGTGGCGAAAAAAGTCATCTGGCCACTCGGTACGTTATCCGGCAACTTGGACCAAAGTGgtctatttaaattcattcataaaatgttgatttgaaaacatatatttttattcggtgttgaaaaatttttaggactttacttttaaaatacattctaGCAATTGAGTTAGCATTTTCGGAATAGCATTAATTTAATCgccaaaacaaataataatttttagaaaattatattcgcGCTACGCCATATCCTTCCCGCCATTTTATGTAGCTGTgttgcaataatttaaagtaataatacaatgtttaatacatcgtataaataaatacaaatataaaagtaatacagTGATCCATTTTTAACTTCacgatattatatagatacgCAAAACCTCCATCCATTTCAAAAACATCTTTGCCTTTATGAGCTCAGCTTTTTAGTTTCATGCATCAGATTTCATACAAAGcgttaattacaaatatttcctcAAAGCgccaacataaataaacataaaaacgcGCCtccataaaattgaaatatgacgtgttaaaaaattaaagcctTGAAAATGCCTTCACGCGTTGACTATTCATCACACCTCGCTCGTGGATATCAGgaatctaattaaaattctcAATAACGTTCATTATGAAGCTATAAACAGTGTAATGGGTAAAGAAGGTTGTTTATGATGTAGGGAGGTTGGTTGTGATCAACATGAGAAAGGCTGGAATGGAAACGCCCCTTAGTTTTATTAGGCGGTCGGAGCGGCCAAGTTAGCTAGGGCTTCGTTACAATGTACATTTCAACACGACACTCGTAGAATGTAATCACGATTTttaggtgtttttttttttggaagaATTTGCGTGTATTAGTGATTTGAAAtatggattttgataaattgtcTAATTTAAGTTGCcgtaaaagattatttttaaataatattgaatagcTAAACGTGTACAAGAATTGTGCATTGCCTTTGTGATAACCATTGGGCACTAATATTGACGTATTGGGTCGAATATGTCGTGTCTTCCTTCAACAATTCACAATTAACATTTGTTAACTATCTTCGCACTCTTATCTCCTTTGCCTTTATCTCCGTCAAGAGATGACACATCTCACAACGATCGTATTGTACATacaccaataaaaaaaacaacaaaaactgCGAACGTCAGACACATTTGAAGCCGGAAGCGAAGCGTTAGCCACATTGTCAGTGTGCACAATAGTTTACAGCTATCGGGGCACAAAAGATTTCAGCGCCGTGGACGCGGTTCACAAGAAAAACTTTTCGACCCGACCGCAGAACTATTGTAAGTGGACGTTTTATATCCGACGCGTCATTTTCGATACTAACTTTTGTTAGTCTCCGCTGTCGACATCAATCCCTACAGATTTATCTGGCTTTATTTGAACTGCAATTTTTCTATCAAGTTCAGCTCTATGGAAACTATATTCTTGACATATgccaaataattatttatttatttattattatttatttatttttaatattatatttggcaTACATCAAGAATATGGATTTCTAACAATTGTTAACTGATTTATTGGCACATGCCAATAATGATGCCAGTTCCATCTCTTGTTGTGCCAATAATGATGCCAATTAGGCattctaaattcaattaaGCTAAGAGTGTAACActctcaaatattataatatttacaaacatgcgtgttgcaatttatttttttaattaattattcactttCATTggatcaaaatatttatagtttttacgCTTCTTAGAATAGTCCTTACCATGTCTGACtcacaaataaaactatatacgCAACTCAGGGTCCcaagatacaataattttactaagTTTGGGCCTTGGGActactttctttattttatagcgtAAGCACTGTTttcaaatactaataaattatgtcaCAACATATTGGACAATAACGTAATTTGTTTTCGTGAAGTTATTTCCATTAATTTATCAGATTCTACGTCATATGCCTGATATTTTTACTCTTCTCATTTCAAACTCAACAATCTCTTCGAAGCCTACATTTAAGAACATTAGCATAACTATTTTGCTActacttgtaaataaaataacaaattaatcaaCATTTACTAAACATCCCACTATAGATACAAGTAACCACGTGCGTCATTCGTCCACTCACCTCTCACACAGCAAACTCCAGTAAAACTATTACTTCGTTCACGGCTATACCCACGCGACCACAAGTATATAGCGAAGCAATTACACTGTGATTGAGTAGCAAATGCCATTACGTAGTGCATTGCCTTCAATTAAGGTTACAAGGATAATACCGCGGGCTCACTTGGCCACTGGACGAGCTTCACGCCTGAGGCCATGTGAGTAATCCACTTAGTTATTGCTGCGTTACAATTTTAGTCGCCACCACCAAAATGAAGAACCCCTTGCAACTAGCGGTGATTATAGACACTATATTATATCACTATTAATGTTCACTATGTTGAGTTTTTATGAGATTTAGAGAGGACGGTGGGATTCAGAGAGGGAAGTGTGGTATGGCACGTTTATATCAGTAATTAGATTGAATTACTAAAACAACAAttgttttagtaataaataattattatataattgaaatctacatattaaacaaaaatttataaaatataatagtttaaaaaaactataaaacacgctttaacaaaaatcatattttgcaaattgaaaactggaataattttatcaaattagtgtattgtcatcggtcctcaataaatctacaaagtttgaacgaaatctggccgtttaaagtgggtcaaaatcgcgcccaaagaagtcagttacaaacaaacaaacaaacatacaaacaaacaaacaaacaaacatacaggtgaagttaataaaagcgtgttaataaaaggtgattttttttaatcattcaaggattattttcttttattcctcgACACACATGAGTTCAGACACGTGTATAAGATCCGAAAAAAGTAAGTACCTAACCATTGAATATTAAACCTTCATATAAATCCATCTGCGTCTAtctgtttagttttattgttaatataagcTTCTCCAACATACGTAGTTTATCCCCCCGCTAGATAAACAGCAGAGTCAACCCCAACTAATGCTTAGTGTATACGTTTTACGAATACTTGAATAATTCTAGAGAGCAGAGAGCTTTATTACCATTTTACGGGATTATTAAAGCGACAGTTCGCAAACCGTTTACACTGAACAATTTACAGCGGGGTTTTAGAACTGGTatatgcttttaaaatgtaaaatataaaatcattagaTGGTTAGATTAAGAAGTTCAATTTTCTAATACGTTACATTAGaagtatagaataatataaatatatagaaaactgtttttatagaacttttagatttagatttacaaatagcaaaaatatgatatacattttaatacaagaaAATCCATAAGAAATTCTACTTAAATTGTACGAGGGTCTTCGGGccatctaaaatattataataacttaaataaatttcgacaaagaaaaaaaaaacgataacaataaataagttaaattgaCGTGTTCCCGAAATACCGCTCGAGCCAaactaacacaataaaatgtcaCGTAGAATAGAAATCACCACTTAAATATcggaaatttttatattatcattttattcaagTCTTAGGCGTTTCTGTTACGAAGCGTCGTACCATAAATGTTTAGTGCTACCGACCTTGGGGTCGGggtattatttgtaataacacTGGTATGAGAaacctttatataaaatatataagcccTTATATACCTAACGCTaatgcattaatttattcctCAAAAAAAACCAATGATACTTTACGATTTAaggttttatatatcattaagATTTCTCAATATAATCTTTAATGGATATCAATCGACCAAAAAAGGATGAAAATGCTTTACAACTTGGTTGTACAAACCGCTACGCCACGGAACGCAAGcgcattatatttaacttatatcaaatatacgcaatattaattaatcatttgcATGTTAAATATTGACTCCAACCTGAAGCAGCACGACAGGAGAGTTCCCTTGCAAACTCTGTTACTTTTAAACTGTTATACATCTAACGATAACATTTCTCCTAACTACGTAATGCCATACTACAGATAGATTCCAGcgatattataatctaatagtgtttacaattttactgCGATACGTATATCATATCTGATTTATGATTAATTCATTTGAAAGTGGcccaattattatttaggcataaatatatattaaagttataaatatatgaaatagtaAATGCCAAATGAATTAGTATcagcataaatataatttattatgcacATATTTTACGAGCAATAGTAATAATGATCAAAGTGATAGATGATTAGAATTTAAGCTCCCAATTTCTCAATTTCGCgtattatgcatttattaataaattacaatatattataataaatgta is a genomic window containing:
- the LOC119839562 gene encoding furin-like protease 2, with translation MVLSWRSLALLAALGACARAALPVPMYHNHFAVHVPAGREHVDDIARRHGYVNHGQIGALKDYYLLSHHEVHKRSTEPNVEHHRKLNEEPQVRWFEQQREKKRVKRDYKPYEGPLWSQLSRRLPSHRTRHRAITPSLFPDPLFREEWYLNGGAKDGLDMNVAPAWTKGYTGKGVVVSILDDGIQTNHPDLAQNYDALASTDINGNDDDPMPQDNGDNKHGTRCAGEVAAVAYNQYCGVGVAYNASIGGVRMLDGVVNDAVEARALGLNPDHIDIYSASWGPEDDGKTVDGPGPLARRAFIYGVTSGRRGKGSIFVWASGNGGRHTDSCNCDGYTNSIFTLSISSATQGGYKPWYLEECSSTLATTYSSGTPGHDKSVATVDMDGRLRPDHICTVEHTGTSASAPLAAGICALALEANPDLTWRDMQYLVVMTSRPQPLERETGWIVNGVNRKVSHKFGYGLMDAAEMVNLAEQWISVPPQHICKSQEINEDKPIDSTPDYTLTARMVVNGCSGTVNEVRYLEHVQCKISLRFFPRGNLRILLTSPSNTTSSLLFERPRDVISSNFDDWPFLSVHFWGEQAAGTWTLQIVNAGKRHVNQPGILKKWQLIFYGTAVDPIKLRSKRPPPFGFSTAVDGYDSVGDFFYNTDAFTNYQNYPTLFAAGSDPEKAIARLDGHNVPSPHGESVLADSNDKRVMHECDPECDSQGCYGKGPTQCIACKHYRLDDACVSRCPPRSYANQGGVCWPCHESCETCVGPGQDSCLTCAPAHLLVVDLAVCLQQCPDGYYEDSDTSTCRPCAVHCSTCSEKADACTSCEHHLVLYNGTCTASCPPSTYETDDYNCAKCHPTCDTCVGPGAAQCVTCHPSNYILDGRCVNACPNGYYADKKRKECLKCPVGCTNCLSTFCLSCDTNWALNKKGKCLPVGSDRCTPREFSDGNKCRPCHDACESCYGENEMNCLTCQSPNLLQNYICVPECGRGYYAEAGRCVRCVHGCSRCASRLNCTSCEGALRLQSGACRTACADGYYADRGTCAKCYLSCRTCSGPRRDQCASCPTGWRLAAGECHPECPQGFYQTVDGCRHCHHYCRECDGSGPLNCKSCPPHFMLDGGLCMECLGSQYYDASSGTCHACHDTCRTCSGPGQFSCTGCSKPLKIDRLNNQCVRCCTDRGVDTNLTATQDCCHCHPDTGDCINSSAASKRRIAQWGALKSPSETRTKPSLSPAMLVVVVAIAGIVVAGLMVVQLRFTKRQRRASTQGAVYSPLACGDDGDVTVLAASTPCPAAAEPESEPLLEHSA